A stretch of DNA from Oxyura jamaicensis isolate SHBP4307 breed ruddy duck unplaced genomic scaffold, BPBGC_Ojam_1.0 oxyUn_random_OJ71178, whole genome shotgun sequence:
CCGTCCCCTGGCCCAGCTGGGGACCAcaggggggtggcaggggatattttttgggggggagaggtGACAAGGGGCACAGCCCGTGCCCACTGCCGTGTCCCCCAGGcccctgtgccctgcagcacGGCGTCCTGGGCACGGAGGTGCTGCTGCGGTGCCCGGCTGCCGCGGGGCGGCCCGCCAAGTGGCGCCGGGGGGGGACAGCCCTAGGGACGTAtcctgccccggggctggcccTCCCCAACGCCAGCCTGGCCCATGAGGGCCACTACAGCTGCCACCACCCCGGCACCGGTGAGACCTGGGCCAGAATCTGCCTGCGGCTGGGCTGTGAGTGACCCCGACCCCCTGGGACCCCCGCTGCCAGCTGGGGACCCCCACCCCAAGGGGGGGGGACAGACCGGCAGTGGGGTGACCACCTCCCCCtaccccccccggccccagaTCCCCCCGCGCTGCCCGCCGTGGAGTGCTGGGCCATCAGCTACCCGCAGGCTGTCAACTGCTCCTGGCTCCTTGCCCCCGAGCCGCTGCTGGACACCGACTTCGTGGCCACCTACAGGTGAGCCCCAAGCCCCAGCTGAGCCCCCCCCAAACCCGTGCCGGAGCCACGTTGGGATGGGGGGGActgcggggcagggcaggagcccctCGGGCAGCTGCCCCCTTcatccccccccctccccaggcacgGCGTgtggggggcggcggggagcaaCGAGTGCGTCCCCACGGGGCCGCGGAGCTGCTCCTTCGGGGACCTGCAGATGTTCTCCCTCACCCCCTACGTGCTGAACGTGACGGCCACCAACGCGCTGGGCACCGCCTCGAGCCTCCTGCCTTTCCTGG
This window harbors:
- the LOC118159591 gene encoding ciliary neurotrophic factor receptor subunit alpha-like, with product MRWLWVVAFVAPACAAPYLAGDTGDGGPCALQHGVLGTEVLLRCPAAAGRPAKWRRGGTALGTYPAPGLALPNASLAHEGHYSCHHPGTGETWARICLRLGYPPALPAVECWAISYPQAVNCSWLLAPEPLLDTDFVATYRHGVWGAAGSNECVPTGPRSCSFGDLQMFSLTPYVLNVTATNALGTASSLLPFLVENI